The genomic stretch CAGCAAGCTCGGAATCAAGCTGTTTCTCGAGTGCCAGCACCCGTGTCTTCTGCGTTTGGAGCTGCTCCTCGATGGCATCAAGCTCGTCTCGGCGTGCTTCCAGCAGCTGATAGCCCTCTTTAACCTTTCTGTACTGCTCAACGTATGTATTTAAAGTGTTTTTGTCATGTGTCAAAATGATTTCAGCGTAATCCAGCATTTGAAACAGCTCCGAAAGCGAATCGAATGAGAGAAGTGCGCTTAATAAAAAATCTCTCTCGCCTACATAGTAAGCACGAAGAACATTTCCAGCTTCTTCTTGCTTGAGCTCTATTTGCTGCTCTTGAAGCACCAATTGTCTCTCTGTATCCGTCATTGTTAGCAAAAGCTGCTGTTTTTGCTCTCCAATTCGGATAATTTCCTTATCAATTTCGACGACGGATAAACTTTTTTCAAGCAGCGAATGCATTTCCTCTTCTTCTGTCGGCAGTGGCTCGGCCCATACGGGAAGCTGAATGAGAAGCAATGTGGTGAAGAGCATCGCTATGATTGCTATGGAAATGCGATTGCGCTTGGCTGGCAATGTCAACGGCATCGTCCCTCCTCAGCATTCATTTTATGCGGCAATCCATTCTATTATATCTTACAATTGGAAAAGGATGAACCTTATGATGAAGGAAAATGCGCTTGCAGCTTCTATTTCAAAAAAGATTGTTGAATCTGCTTCTTTAGGCTGGTATAAAGATAATTTCGGGAATAAGCATACGGCTGCATGTATTTCATTTTTAGATTATATGGCAATTTGCTTGTACGATGCTGAGTATGGCTATTATCGCTCTGGAGCTGTTCGGATAGGCAGGGAGGGTGATTTTTATACAAGTTCAGCCATTGGACAGGTGCTGGCGCAAGTGCTCGCGAGCTTCGCTCTTGATTATGCGCGCACGATCGATGAATCGCTAAGCCTAGTGGAATGGGGAGCGGGTACAGGAAGACTGTCTGCACAAATTGTGGAAGCCGGGACGATGCGTACCGAGAATTGGAAGCGAAAATACAAAAGTGTGCTCGTGGAGGATCATCCTGCTCATCGCGATGCGGCACGTCACGTTTTTTCGCAAATAGCGAGCGAGCTCGGCTCGGAAACGCTTTTTGTGAGCTCAAACGAGGCTTGGGAATCAGAATGGCTGAAACAGCCTGCACTGGTGTTTGCCAACGAGCTGTTTGATGCATTTCCGGTGCACCGCGTACAAAATGTAGAGGGAGAGCTGTGGGAGCTGGGGGTCGCTTACAGCGAGGCTAAAGGTTTTTATGAGGTGTGCATGCCTTTGACCGATAGCCGAATTACAAGCTGGCTTAGTCGCGATGGCATCGTGCTGAGAGAGGGGCAGCAGACAGAGATTCACGCAGGTGCAGCGGAGTTTCTGGATAGGCTGGGCAGTGTAATGACAAGAGGGAGATTAGTGATCATTGATTATGGTCATGAGTCTGCTGAATATGCTGCTGAGCATCGGATGCTGGGAACTCTCCTGTGCTATTCGCGACATCAGGCTAGTTCTTCTCCCTATGTTCGAATCGGAGAACAGGATATTACCTCCCATGTTCCGTTCACGTTTATTCGTCATGCTGCGGTGCAAAGCGGCTGGCAGGTTACGAGCTATGCTACTCAGAAACAATTTTTGATGGAGCATGGCGTAATGGAGCTGCTGCAAAATCATCAAAGCACCGACCCCTTTAGTGCGGAGGCGCGGACTAATCGAGCGATTAGGCAGCTGCTGCTGAGCGATGAGATGAGCGAGACGTTTAAAGTAATGGTTTTGGATAAAAAGCTGTTATAAATAAAAAAAACGGTGCAGCCCATGGGGCTGCACCGTTTTTTTTAATTCTTTTACCTTACAGTATGTATGCGTTTAACGTATACATGATTGAATTACGACATTTGGCTCTGTATTCAGCTTGCCATGGCGTATTTCTCTTTCGCCTTCTTAGAAAGGCAAGTCCATCTTGAAGACCGACCAATACGTGAAACCCACGAATGAAATGATCATATATCCCCAGAACATTGTAATGTAAGTTCTTTCGGAGAAATTCAAGTAACCTAGAAATACGAAAGCTACGGCTTGCGCAAAAAATAGAAGCGCAAATTCCGTCATATGGCCTGCAAAAGCCATAAGTCCGATGACCAGGGTCCAAAATCCAAGTACCCGATACATACGTGCCATGATAACATCCCCCTCTCGCTGTGACCCGATTT from Paenibacillus sp. FSL H8-0548 encodes the following:
- a CDS encoding SAM-dependent methyltransferase, which codes for MMKENALAASISKKIVESASLGWYKDNFGNKHTAACISFLDYMAICLYDAEYGYYRSGAVRIGREGDFYTSSAIGQVLAQVLASFALDYARTIDESLSLVEWGAGTGRLSAQIVEAGTMRTENWKRKYKSVLVEDHPAHRDAARHVFSQIASELGSETLFVSSNEAWESEWLKQPALVFANELFDAFPVHRVQNVEGELWELGVAYSEAKGFYEVCMPLTDSRITSWLSRDGIVLREGQQTEIHAGAAEFLDRLGSVMTRGRLVIIDYGHESAEYAAEHRMLGTLLCYSRHQASSSPYVRIGEQDITSHVPFTFIRHAAVQSGWQVTSYATQKQFLMEHGVMELLQNHQSTDPFSAEARTNRAIRQLLLSDEMSETFKVMVLDKKLL
- a CDS encoding DUF2626 domain-containing protein, with the translated sequence MARMYRVLGFWTLVIGLMAFAGHMTEFALLFFAQAVAFVFLGYLNFSERTYITMFWGYMIISFVGFTYWSVFKMDLPF